A section of the Saccharomyces paradoxus strain CBS432 chromosome XII sequence genome encodes:
- the PSR1 gene encoding phosphatase (Plasma membrane associated protein phosphatase~similar to YLL010C) codes for MGFISSILCCSSETTQSNSNSAYRQQQSSSLKKNRSVKHSNTKSRSRDVHQTNSPPSKTNSAATFSSTERSTGKSGISTNDNEKKKPLSPTTAATATTNNNMTKVEKKISKDDLYEEKYEVDEDEEIDDEDNRRGRGIVQEKGAALKDTSKQKKKQQPQPQQQSQQPPQQRGPIVQVSSDHLIQDMNISRVSSSPQASETSNDADDEDDEGDEYIDLTLLQQGQYHAPGYNTLLPPQDESIKGKKCLILDLDETLVHSSFKYLRSADFVLPVEIDDQVHNVYVIKRPGVEEFLERVGKLFEVVVFTASVSRYGDPLLDILDTDKVIHHRLFREACYNYEGNYIKNLSQIGRPLSDIIILDNSPASYIFHPQHAIPISSWFSDTHDNELLDIIPLLEDLSVKTSLDVGKILDVTI; via the coding sequence ATGGGCTTCATATCGTCAATACTGTGCTGCTCTTCCGAGACTACCCAATCCAACTCCAATTCTGCTTATCGCCAACAACAGTCCAGTTCTCTCAAGAAAAACAGAAGCGTCAAACATTCCAACACGAAAAGTCGAAGCCGTGACGTACACCAGACAAATTCTCCCCCTTCTAAGACAAATTCGGCTGCTACATTCAGTTCCACTGAAAGATCCACCGGTAAATCTGGGATAAGCACAAACGATaatgagaaaaagaaaccattGTCGCCGACTACAGCCGCCACCGCCACcactaataataatatgacgaaagtagaaaaaaaaattagtaAAGATGATCTTTATGAGGAAAAATACGAGGttgatgaggatgaagagattgatgatgaagataacCGTCGTGGCCGTGGCATTGTACAGGAAAAGGGAGCTGCTTTGAAAGATACTTccaaacagaaaaaaaagcaacaaCCACAACCACAACAGCAGTCGCAGCAGCCGCCGCAGCAGCGAGGGCCTATTGTGCAGGTGTCGTCTGACCACCTTATCCAAGATATGAACATAAGCAGGGTAAGCAGCAGCCCTCAGGCCAGTGAAACTTCCAACGATGCtgatgacgaagacgaCGAAGGTGACGAATATATCGACCTAACGCTTTTACAGCAGGGCCAGTATCACGCTCCAGGTTACAACACCCTACTCCCCCCACAAGATGAAAGTATAAAGGGCAAGAAATGCCTAATACTAGACCTTGATGAAACTTTGGTACATTCTTCCTTCAAATATTTGCGATCTGCGGATTTTGTTTTGCCTGTGGAAATAGATGACCAAGTACATAATGTCTATGTCATTAAAAGACCTGGCGTGGAAGAATTCTTGGAAAGAGTCGGGAAGTTATTCGAGGTTGTTGTCTTTACTGCCAGTGTCTCTCGGTACGGTGACCCATTGCTCGATATATTAGACACAGATAAAGTCATCCATCACAGATTATTCAGAGAGGCTTGCTATAACTATGAAGgcaattatataaaaaactTATCCCAAATTGGAAGACCCCTATCAGATATTATCATTCTCGATAACTCTCCAGCATCTTACATTTTTCATCCTCAACATGCAATACCGATTTCGTCCTGGTTCTCAGATACTCACGATAACGAATTATTAGATATTATTCCTCTTTTAGAAGACCTTTCTGTGAAAACCTCACTAGATGTGGGCAAAATTTTGGATGTAACGATATAA
- the COX17 gene encoding copper metallochaperone COX17 (Copper metallochaperone that transfers copper to Sco1p and Cox11p~similar to YLL009C), whose translation MTETDKKQEQENHANCEDKPKPCCVCKPEKEERDTCILFNGQDSEKCKEFIEKYKQCMKGYGFEVPSAN comes from the coding sequence ATGACTGAGACTGACAAAAagcaagaacaagaaaaccaCGCGAACTGCGAGGACAAACCCAAACCATGTTGTGTTTGTAAGCCAGAAAAGGAGGAGCGGGATACGTGCATCTTGTTCAATGGACAAGACTCTGAAAAATGCAAGGAGTTCATTGAGAAGTACAAACAGTGCATGAAGGGCTATGGTTTTGAAGTTCCAAGTGCGAATTAA
- the DRS1 gene encoding putative ATP-dependent RNA helicase (Nucleolar DEAD-box protein required for ribosome assembly and function~similar to YLL008W), which translates to MVVGTKKYSDLDFVPTISDSEEDVPILDSSDDEKVEVKKTTKKRKGKNNKKKAVEADNLDEDVHEDLDAGFKFDLDADDTTSNFQGWNFLGEGESNKDDAEAFVKKDVDLDKIIRRKGGLVKMAHIDSKQEKEKEEEEEEEENDNDDEELAMDGFGMGAPMNNEGEDESEEEEEEEEEDEQEEMTLEKGGKDDEVDEEDDSEEAKADFYAPETEGDEAKKQMYENFNSLSLSRPVLKGLASLGYVKPSPIQSATIPIALLGKDIIAGAVTGSGKTAAFMIPIIERLLYKPAKIASTRVIVLLPTRELAIQVADVGKQIARFVSGITFGLAVGGLNLRQQEQMLKSRPDIVIATPGRFIDHIRNSASFNVDSVEILVMDEADRMLEEGFQDELNEIMGLLPSNRQNLLFSATMNSKIKSLVSLSLKKPVRIMIDPPKKAATKLTQEFVRIRKRDHLKPALLFNLIRKLDPMGQKRIVVFVARKETAHRLRIIMGLLGMSVGELHGSLTQEQRLDSVNKFKNLEVPVLICTDLASRGLDIPKIEVVINYDMPKSHEIYLHRVGRTARAGREGRSVTFVGESSQDRSIVRAAVKSVEENKSLTQGKALGRNVDWVQIEETNKLVESMKDTIEEILVEEKEEKEILRAEMQLRKGENMLKHKKEIQARPRRTWFQSESDKKNSKVLGALSRNKKVTNSKKRKREEAKSDGNGARSYRKTKTDRTADQERTFKKQKSANSNKKKGFKSRR; encoded by the coding sequence ATGGTGGTAGGAACTAAGAAGTATTCTGATTTGGACTTTGTCCCTACAATTAGTGACAGCGAAGAAGATGTTCCAATCTTAGATTCCTCTGATGACGAAAAGGTGGAGGTTAAGAAGACCACTAAGAAGCGCAAGGGtaaaaataacaagaaaaaggctGTCGAGGCGGATAATCTTGATGAGGATGTTCATGAGGACTTGGACGCAGGGTTCAAGTTCGATTTGGACGCGGATGACACCACTTCGAACTTTCAAGGCTGGAACTTTCTAGGCGAGGGCGAGTCCAATAAGGATGATGCAGAAGCCTTTGTGAAGAAGGACGTGGACTTGGACAAGATcattagaagaaaaggtGGGCTGGTGAAGATGGCCCATATCGATAgtaaacaagaaaaagaaaaagaggaagaggaagaagaagaggaaaacgATAACGACGATGAGGAATTAGCAATGGACGGGTTCGGTATGGGAGCCCCCATGAACAATGAAGGCGAGGATGAgtcagaagaagaggaagaagaagaagaagaggatgaacAGGAAGAGATGACGTTAGAAAAGGGCGGCAAAGATGACGAAGtagatgaagaagacgatTCTGAAGAGGCAAAAGCCGATTTCTATGCTCCTGAAACTGAGGGAGATGAAGCTAAAAAGCAAATGTAcgaaaatttcaatagtTTGTCTTTGTCTCGTCCAGTTCTTAAGGGTCTTGCAAGTTTGGGTTACGTCAAGCCTTCTCCTATTCAAAGCGCCACAATCCCCATCGCTTTATTGGGTAAAGATATCATTGCCGGTGCTGTTACTGGTTCTGGTAAGACTGCCGCGTTTATGATCCCTATCATTGAGCGTTTGTTATACAAACCAGCCAAAATCGCTTCTACCAGAGTTATCGTTCTATTGCCCACTCGTGAATTGGCTATCCAGGTCGCTGATGTTGGTAAGCAAATCGCACGTTTCGTCTCTGGTATAACTTTTGGTCTGGCTGTTGGTGGTTTGAACTTGAGacaacaagaacaaatgTTGAAATCTCGTCCGGATATTGTCATTGCTACTCCGGGTAGATTCATTGATCATATCAGGAACTCAGCAAGTTTCAATGTGGACTCAGTGGAAATTCTGGTTATGGATGAAGCCGATAGAATGTTAGAAGAGGGTTTTCAAGATGAACTGAATGAAATTATGGGCCTATTACCAAGCAATAGACAGAATCTGTTGTTTTCCGCCACGATGAACTCCAAAATTAAAAGTCTAGTTAgtctttctttgaaaaaaccGGTAAGGATCATGATTGATCCTCCAAAGAAAGCTGCTACCAAGTTGACACAAGAATTTGTTCGTATCCGTAAAAGAGACCATTTGAAGCCTGCCTTGTTGTTTAACTTGATTAGGAAATTGGATCCAATGGGTCAAAAGAGGATTGTCGTTTTCGtagcaagaaaagaaactgcTCATAGATTAAGGATTATTATGGGTCTTTTAGGTATGAGTGTGGGTGAATTGCATGGTTCTTTAACGCAAGAACAGCGTTTAGATTCCGtaaacaaattcaaaaatttggaagtACCTGTACTTATCTGTACAGATTTGGCCTCCAGAGGTCTTGATATTCCAAAGATCGAGGTCGTTATCAACTACGATATGCCGAAGAGTCACGAGATTTACCTGCATAGAGTGGGTCGTACCGCCAGAGCTGGTAGGGAAGGTCGTTCCGTCACCTTTGTCGGTGAATCATCTCAAGATAGAAGTATTGTCCGTGCTGCTGTCAAGAGtgtagaagaaaataagtCCCTTACCCAAGGTAAAGCACTCGGTAGAAACGTGGACTGGGTTCAAATCgaagaaacaaataaacTTGTTGAATCGATGAAAGATACAATTGAAGAGattcttgttgaagaaaaggaggaGAAGGAAATTTTAAGGGCTGAAATGCAATTGAGAAAGGGTGAAAATATGTTGAAGcataaaaaggaaattcAGGCAAGACCAAGAAGGACATGGTTCCAAAGCGAATcagacaagaaaaattccaaaGTACTAGGAGCGTTAtcaagaaacaagaaagtCACCAACAgtaaaaagagaaagcgTGAAGAAGCTAAGTCTGATGGCAATGGTGCACGTTCTTACAGGAAAACTAAAACTGACCGTACCGCGGACCAAGAGAGAACTTTCAAAAAGCAGAAGAGtgcaaattcaaataaaaagaagggTTTCAAAAGCCGTAGGTAA
- the LMO1 gene encoding Lmo1p (similar to YLL007C), which produces MSHDMQKSGESLENIKLLLNSKSGEPAKSLTSAQSKTCYRRLVDNENLNETSDEYEKLLANYILLCDEKYLCRTVIPDFQFWNILCNNCQKLMPETLVSNLTKLFNVALKCQDSNKNEAIVSICHVSKENPQLIGILLLILSQRPIQKSLFADTILCITLFLKCSLTLCETSLSHAVEFVPAILILLFQYNFPASMSELLYIEEFQPLILEEFVPLKQRLINFLSSVNIDDYSCSLRGDLLRAIKDNSVFQKGLEMEMGDLPSINLLNAYDTFTFLNSANGSFKRLYTEQLLFGENDFPLYEAIFKLSDQFRRLFNLSGKKENPYSDSECDLKLQIATAVLNRQTCFYKTLELFLRFWIESLAKSQNDLISLLNLAIITLKYVCLSSSDLESAIQTKSLLKTQVFALDSMSYKFARTLQLDTIKKEQYRTWSSSIASFDTMLSGQVHDYVRHQRLLQLQKGTWVYAENPLDPEAGTPKVYFLIVSDNHASLLAREFETQTSELPYLFDNKILTSPGSEALANGRTKVVVLKHITSFKSIELTTPSRRTGNNVYIKLDETNVYTEVELKDRNDRTVLKFYLDTEEGKYIWLDGLKLISPSQHEDISEDTKEQIDTLFDLRKNVQMINLNVHQDIIVPPPEPSDENEDEEFYDLETLKKVTQNFYFD; this is translated from the coding sequence ATGAGTCATGACATGCAGAAATCAGGTGAAAGCTTGGAAAACATAAAACTACTATTAAATTCTAAGTCGGGGGAGCCAGCCAAGTCACTTACTAGTGCACAGTCAAAAACATGCTATCGTAGGCTAGTcgataatgaaaatttgaatgAAACAAGtgatgaatatgaaaagtTATTGGCAAATTATATTCTCCTCTGTGATGAAAAATACCTATGTAGAACAGTAATTCCAGATTTCCAATTTTGGAATATATTGTGTAATAATTGTCAAAAGTTAATGCCAGAAACATTGGTATCGAATCTCACTAAACTTTTTAATGTAGCCCTCAAATGCCAAGAttccaataaaaatgaagctATTGTGAGTATCTGCCATGTCTCCAAAGAGAATCCTCAGCTCATAGGAATACTTTTACTAATTCTGTCACAAAGACCTATTCAGAAATCGTTGTTTGCGGACACTATACTGTGCATAACCCTATTTCTAAAATGTTCGCTTACATTATGTGAAACATCACTATCACACGCCGTAGAATTCGTACCTGCAATTCTCATTTTGCTATTTCAGTACAACTTTCCAGCTTCCATGTCTGAACTACTTTACATAGAAGAGTTCCAACCACTAATCCTAGAAGAATTTGTACCGTTAAAGCAGAGACtaataaattttctatCGTCGGTTAATATTGACGATTATTCCTGCTCCCTTAGAGGTGATCTTCTTAGGGCCATCAAAGATAATTCCGTATTTCAAAAGGGACTAGAAATGGAAATGGGCGATCTTCCTAGTATAAATTTGTTAAATGCATATGACACTTTCACATTCTTAAACAGTGCTAATGGCTCATTCAAGAGACTTTACACCGAACAATTGTTATTTGGCGAGAACGATTTCCCCCTTTATGAAGcaatattcaaattatCAGATCAATTTAGAAGACTTTTCAATCTAAGtgggaaaaaagagaatcCATATTCAGACTCAGAATGCGATTTAAAACTACAAATTGCCACCGCTGTTCTGAATCGACAAACATGTTTTTACAAGACACTCGAGTTGTTTTTAAGATTTTGGATAGAATCATTAGCAAAATCCCAAAATGATTTGATTTCACTATTAAATTTAGCTATTATCACTCTAAAATATGTTTGTTTGTCATCGAGTGATTTGGAATCTGCAATACAAACCAAATCACTCCTTAAGACTCAAGTTTTTGCACTTGACTCTATGAGTTATAAATTCGCAAGAACATTACAGTTGGacacaataaaaaaagaacagtaCCGAACTTGGTCTTCTAGTATTGCCAGCTTCGATACCATGCTATCGGGCCAGGTTCATGATTACGTTCGTCATCAAAGACTTCTTCAATTGCAAAAGGGAACGTGGGTTTACGCAGAAAACCCGTTAGATCCTGAAGCTGGGACGCCAAAAGTCTACTTTCTCATAGTTTCAGATAACCATGCAAGTTTATTGGCCAGAGAATTCGAAACCCAAACAAGTGAATTACCCTATCtatttgataataaaatCTTGACAAGTCCAGGTTCTGAGGCCTTGGCTAACGGCAGAACGAAAGTTGTTGTTTTGAAACATATAACCTCTTTTAAAAGCATAGAACTCACTACACCGAGTCGTCGGACAGGTAATAACGTTTACATCAAATTAGATGAAACCAATGTGTACACTGAAGTTGAATTAAAAGATCGTAACGACAGGACAGTTTTGAAGTTTTATTTAGACACAGAAGAAGGCAAGTATATATGGCTGGACGGATTGAAATTGATATCTCCATCCCAGCATGAAGATATATCTGAAGACACGAAAGAACAAATAGACACATTATTTGATTTGAGGAAAAACGTTCAGATGATAAATTTGAACGTTCATCAGGATATTATAGTGCCTCCACCCGAACCAAGCGATGagaatgaagatgaagaattttatGACTTGGAAACACTAAAGAAAGTAacccaaaatttttattttgattaG
- the MMM1 gene encoding ERMES complex subunit MMM1 (ER integral membrane protein, ERMES complex subunit~similar to YLL006W): MVNSGNESTETDSLMTFDDYISKELPEHLQRLIMESLKGSIASNDVRQTSNNSEFNFSKNGSFKGLDDAIQVLQMQSVLHPSSLGSLTTSSKFSGWSFAQGFFVGQLSIVLLFIFFLKFFIFSDEPSKSKNPKPAASGHRSKFREYPFISREFLTSLVRKGAKEHHEFNEEAENEHLQELALILERTYYNVDVHPAESLDWFNVLVAQIIQQFRGEAWHKDNILHSLNDFIGRKSPDLPDYLDTIKITELDTGDDFPIFSNCRIQYSPNSGNKKLEAKIDIDLNDHLTLGVETKLLLNYPKPGIAALPVSLVVSIVRFQACLTVSLTNAEEFASTSDGSSNENDMEGDSGYFLMFSFSPEYRMEFEIKSLIGSRSKLENIPKISSVIEYQIKKWFVERCVEPRFQFVRLPSMWPRSKNTREEKPTE; encoded by the coding sequence atggTTAACAGTGGGAATGAGTCCACCGAAACGGATTCGCTAATGACGTTTGATGACTATATAAGCAAAGAACTGCCTGAACATCTACAGAGACTAATCATGGAGAGTCTGAAAGGTTCTATTGCTTCAAATGACGTAAGGCAGACTTCAAACAACTCAGAGTTTAATTTTAGTAAAAACGGGAGCTTCAAAGGTCTCGATGATGCAATCCAAGTTTTGCAGATGCAAAGCGTGTTGCATCCTTCTTCATTGGGATCGTTAACAACGTCCTCCAAATTCTCTGGATGGTCGTTTGCCCAAGGGTTTTTTGTAGGACAGCTAAGCATAGTGTTGTTGTTCATCTTTTTCCTAAAATTCTTCATATTCAGTGATGAGCCATCTAAAAGTAAGAATCCGAAACCTGCAGCCTCTGGCCACAGATCAAAATTCAGAGAATATCCTTTTATATCTCGCGAGTTTCTGACTTCTCTTGTTAGGAAAGGTGCTAAAGAACATCATGAGTTCAATGAAGAGGCGGAAAATGAACATCTTCAAGAATTGGCTCTTATTTTAGAGAGAACCTATTATAATGTCGATGTGCACCCTGCAGAGTCGTTGGATTGGTTTAACGTTTTGGTTGCCCAAATAATACAACAATTCCGAGGGGAAGCTTGGCACAAAGACAATATCCTTCattctttgaatgattttATTGGAAGGAAATCGCCTGATCTACCTGATTATTTAGATACCATAAAAATAACTGAACTGGATACAGGTGATGATTTCCCCATTTTCTCGAATTGCAGAATACAATATTCGCCAAATTCAGGTAATAAAAAACTAGAGGCAAAAATCGATATAGATTTAAACGACCATTTAACTCTGGGGGTAGAAACAAAACTATTACTCAATTATCCAAAGCCTGGTATTGCTGCTCTCCCTGTAAGTCTAGTAGTGTCAATTGTGAGGTTTCAGGCGTGTTTGACCGTATCTTTAACTAATGCGGAGGAATTTGCTTCTACTTCTGACGGTAGCAGTAATGAAAACGATATGGAGGGCGATTCTGGATATTTTCTgatgttttccttttctccTGAATATAGAATGGAATTCGAAATCAAGTCTTTGATTGGCTCAAGATCCAAACTTGAGAATATTCCCAAGATTAGCAGTGTTATTGaatatcaaataaaaaaatggtttgTAGAACGATGTGTTGAACCAAGATTCCAATTTGTCAGGTTACCAAGTATGTGGCCACGCAGTAAAAACACGAGGGAAGAAAAGCCTACAGAGTAA